From the bacterium genome, one window contains:
- a CDS encoding cell division ATP-binding protein FtsE, whose protein sequence is DEPTGNLDPDMSEEILALVRDINLRGATVILATHDPHIIERHPRRVIRIVRGQIVADAVGLTA, encoded by the coding sequence CCGACGAGCCGACCGGCAACCTCGATCCGGACATGAGCGAGGAAATCCTGGCGCTCGTGCGCGACATCAACCTGCGCGGCGCGACGGTCATCCTCGCGACGCACGACCCGCACATCATCGAACGCCACCCGCGCCGCGTCATCCGCATCGTGCGCGGGCAGATCGTCGCCGATGCGGTGGGGCTGACGGCATGA
- a CDS encoding ABC transporter permease encodes MSVRPGYFVGRAFANMRAERTATTLTLLVVTISFLIFGAYMMLGFNVQGFVDHFAGEIQIVYYLREGVPAADGRRLAAEIEREANVRKARYISERESLDRLRRELIDAPELLDGLTASPIPASIEVTLAAAARDKAGYDDLVRRYETRPIVESVDAGDEFTDAFARVVAGMWAGGIVIALFLMLSAIFIVANTIRLTIIRRRDEIDNMRLVGATNTFVKTPFLIEGILVGALGAILAGATLWALHFAIVMPWTVTTSVLTVLTRFEPRFLPAEFLAAGLGLGAFVGLVGAQLSVGRYLKS; translated from the coding sequence ATGAGCGTCCGACCCGGTTACTTCGTCGGCCGCGCCTTCGCCAATATGCGCGCGGAGCGAACGGCGACAACGCTGACGCTGCTGGTCGTCACGATCAGCTTTCTGATTTTCGGCGCGTACATGATGCTCGGCTTCAACGTGCAGGGCTTCGTCGATCATTTTGCCGGCGAGATTCAGATCGTCTATTACCTGCGCGAGGGCGTGCCGGCGGCCGACGGCCGAAGGCTGGCGGCCGAAATCGAGCGCGAGGCGAACGTGCGGAAGGCGCGCTACATCAGCGAGCGCGAATCGCTCGACCGCCTGCGCCGTGAGCTGATCGACGCGCCCGAGCTTCTCGATGGCCTCACGGCATCGCCGATCCCCGCGTCCATCGAGGTGACGCTGGCCGCCGCCGCGCGCGACAAGGCGGGTTACGACGATCTCGTGCGCCGTTACGAGACGCGACCCATCGTCGAAAGTGTCGATGCGGGCGATGAATTCACCGATGCGTTCGCGCGCGTCGTCGCCGGCATGTGGGCGGGCGGCATTGTGATCGCCCTGTTCCTCATGCTCTCGGCGATCTTCATCGTCGCGAACACCATCCGTCTCACGATCATTCGCCGTCGCGACGAGATCGACAACATGCGCCTCGTCGGTGCCACCAACACGTTCGTCAAGACGCCGTTTCTCATCGAGGGCATCCTCGTGGGCGCGCTCGGTGCCATCCTGGCGGGCGCCACGCTCTGGGCCCTGCATTTCGCGATCGTCATGCCGTGGACGGTGACGACGTCGGTTCTGACGGTCCTGACGCGTTTTGAGCCGCGTTTCCTGCCCGCGGAATTCCTGGCCGCGGGGTTGGGACTTGGCGCTTTCGTCGGTCTGGTCGGCGCACAGCTGTCCGTCGGACGGTACCTGAAATCATGA
- a CDS encoding peptidoglycan DD-metalloendopeptidase family protein, translating to MTRLRRIVQSSFFDLQSSILLLVFLAVVLAAASARAQPAAPTPIPPSAQSEAERMRLDAAIRAETKIMGEIYQAEGAEYAAMRELADLETRLSEVQDRALRLGARVDTLDAELARLDRAVNHGVRYLYKLTNRANVIRMLLRSQSLESFLHRWRAVKVMTERDRGRLLRFREARKEIAETQAMLARDTAELTALVESARSAQESLIARRAKRHELLARIRSDRSLLDGARRAVDRDRAQAVGRIEKLTVDPPAVFAPSGATGDFASRQGSLRAPVSGRVVAFFGPVVNPNLGTTTRSSGIDIEAPEGTPVIAPADGVVRFAGELKGYGRVVVLDHGDRFHTLYGHLNDIRCKQGGPVKEGAIIGTVGATGSLSGARLHFEIRARGEAVDPMGWLAR from the coding sequence ATGACTCGCCTCCGGCGAATCGTGCAATCTTCATTCTTCGATCTTCAATCCTCAATCCTCCTTCTCGTCTTCCTCGCGGTCGTCCTTGCCGCCGCATCCGCGCGCGCCCAACCCGCCGCGCCCACGCCCATCCCGCCGTCGGCGCAGTCCGAGGCCGAGCGTATGCGTCTTGATGCCGCGATCCGCGCCGAGACGAAAATCATGGGGGAGATCTACCAGGCCGAAGGGGCCGAATACGCGGCCATGCGCGAGCTTGCCGATCTGGAGACCCGGCTTTCCGAGGTGCAGGATCGCGCGCTACGCCTTGGCGCGCGCGTCGATACGCTCGACGCGGAACTGGCGCGCCTTGATCGAGCCGTCAACCACGGCGTCCGTTATCTGTACAAACTCACGAACCGCGCGAATGTCATAAGGATGTTGCTGCGCAGTCAGTCGCTCGAATCGTTTCTGCACCGCTGGCGTGCGGTCAAGGTGATGACCGAACGCGATCGCGGCCGCCTGCTGCGTTTTCGAGAGGCGCGAAAGGAAATCGCCGAGACGCAAGCCATGCTGGCGCGCGATACGGCGGAATTGACGGCTCTCGTGGAGTCCGCGCGTTCCGCGCAGGAGAGCCTGATCGCCCGGCGCGCGAAGCGCCACGAATTGCTTGCGCGCATCCGATCCGACCGTTCGTTGCTCGACGGCGCACGCCGCGCCGTTGACCGCGATCGCGCGCAGGCGGTAGGGCGCATCGAAAAACTCACCGTCGATCCACCCGCGGTGTTTGCGCCGTCCGGCGCCACGGGCGATTTCGCATCGCGGCAGGGCTCGCTGCGCGCGCCCGTTTCCGGCCGTGTCGTTGCGTTTTTCGGTCCGGTCGTTAACCCGAATCTCGGCACCACGACGCGCAGCAGCGGCATCGACATTGAGGCGCCCGAGGGCACCCCGGTCATCGCGCCGGCGGACGGCGTGGTGCGTTTCGCGGGGGAACTCAAGGGTTATGGCCGCGTTGTCGTGCTCGACCACGGCGACCGTTTCCACACGCTCTACGGCCACCTGAACGACATCCGCTGCAAGCAGGGTGGTCCGGTGAAGGAAGGCGCCATCATCGGCACGGTCGGCGCGACCGGCTCCCTTTCCGGCGCGCGCCTGCACTTCGAAATTCGCGCCCGCGGCGAGGCGGTGGACCCGATGGGGTGGCTGGCGCGATAG
- a CDS encoding heavy metal translocating P-type ATPase, which produces MPLIGWLNEHGAAESSAARPNAPPAPRGDAATPPAACDHCGLPVPAALFDASAEHQFCCAGCRMVHAMLRDSGLTHFYDIVDTDTGRPQTAKVSGRSFAEFDDEAFAKAYVARRPDGLSAIDLYLEGVHCSACVWLVERLPNVAPGVIESRLDFGRQMASVVFDPAKKPLSDIARLLDALGYTPHPWRGVQAEEMRRRDDRRMMIRMAVAGASAMNVMIIAFALYGGMFSGMEDEYRAYFRWTSLLWSLPALWAAGIFFRGALSSLRMKTLHMDVPVAVGLSAGFAHGVVRTATASGEVYFDSLTVLVFLLLVGRFLQMRRQRAAIDAAELTFALMPTSTRVVTDGACREVSIASLAPGDVVEVRAGESLPADGRVVEGESEIDLSLLTGETRPVAVSRGADVYAGAVNLAAPIRVEVTRAGSHTRIGRLMELVEEYGRRRAPITRLADKIAGVFVASVLGLALFTFYIWRADPGAAIEHAVALLIVTCPCALGLATPLAVSAAIGRAARRGILIKGGDVIERLTAFPMHFVFDKTGTLTAGKPSVRLTRGDRSTLARLAALETGSTHPVAQAIAREFANGATHKLENVSQRLGDGIAGRVDGHVIAAGTRAFVAESAIDDAGFFDRADVCAAGGLTPIVVARDGVTCALIGLGDAPKPGAAELVKSLVADGHRASILSGDHPDTVARLAESLGIGGDGGVSPEDKARRVASIAKSKTVVMVGDGVNDAAALQAASVGVAVHGGAEASLSAADVFFTHPSIDLVRELVDGARGTMRTIRTALAFSLVYNATGALLAIAGVLNPLIAALLMPASSLTVITIAYRSRSFREPRRFANRFADPAIDTAG; this is translated from the coding sequence GTGCCATTGATCGGCTGGCTAAACGAGCACGGGGCGGCCGAATCCAGCGCCGCGCGCCCGAACGCGCCCCCCGCGCCGCGAGGCGATGCCGCAACGCCGCCCGCCGCGTGCGATCACTGCGGCCTGCCCGTTCCCGCCGCGCTTTTTGACGCATCCGCCGAGCATCAGTTCTGCTGCGCGGGCTGCCGTATGGTCCACGCCATGCTGCGCGATTCGGGGCTTACGCATTTTTACGACATCGTGGATACGGACACCGGCCGCCCACAAACGGCGAAGGTAAGCGGGCGATCGTTCGCGGAGTTCGACGACGAGGCGTTCGCCAAGGCCTACGTCGCGCGAAGGCCCGATGGGCTGTCGGCGATCGACCTGTATCTGGAGGGCGTGCACTGCTCGGCGTGCGTCTGGCTCGTGGAGCGTCTGCCAAACGTCGCGCCGGGCGTTATCGAATCGCGCCTGGATTTCGGGCGGCAGATGGCGTCGGTCGTCTTCGATCCAGCGAAAAAGCCTTTGTCCGACATCGCGCGCCTGCTCGACGCACTCGGCTATACGCCGCATCCGTGGCGCGGCGTGCAAGCCGAGGAAATGCGCCGCCGCGACGACCGCCGCATGATGATCCGCATGGCCGTCGCGGGCGCGTCGGCGATGAACGTCATGATCATCGCGTTCGCGCTGTACGGCGGCATGTTCTCCGGCATGGAGGACGAATACCGAGCGTATTTCCGCTGGACGAGCCTTCTGTGGTCGCTGCCCGCGTTGTGGGCCGCGGGTATTTTCTTTCGCGGCGCGCTCTCGTCGCTGCGGATGAAGACACTGCACATGGACGTGCCCGTCGCGGTCGGTCTTTCCGCGGGGTTCGCCCACGGCGTCGTTCGCACCGCGACTGCGTCGGGCGAGGTGTATTTCGACTCGCTCACCGTTCTTGTCTTCCTGCTTCTGGTCGGGCGTTTCCTTCAGATGCGGCGGCAGCGCGCTGCGATCGACGCGGCCGAGCTGACGTTCGCGCTCATGCCCACGTCGACACGCGTCGTAACGGACGGCGCGTGCCGCGAGGTGTCGATCGCGTCTCTCGCGCCGGGCGATGTCGTCGAGGTGCGCGCGGGCGAATCGCTTCCCGCGGACGGCCGCGTCGTCGAGGGAGAGTCGGAAATCGATCTCTCGCTTCTCACCGGCGAAACGCGCCCGGTCGCCGTTTCTCGCGGCGCCGATGTGTACGCGGGCGCCGTGAATCTCGCCGCGCCGATCCGCGTCGAGGTGACGCGCGCGGGCAGCCACACGCGCATCGGGCGGCTCATGGAGCTTGTCGAGGAATACGGCCGGCGGCGCGCGCCGATCACACGCCTGGCCGACAAAATCGCCGGCGTGTTTGTTGCGTCGGTCCTGGGCCTGGCCCTATTCACCTTCTACATCTGGCGCGCCGATCCGGGCGCCGCGATCGAGCACGCGGTGGCGCTTCTCATCGTCACTTGCCCGTGCGCGCTTGGGCTCGCGACGCCGCTGGCCGTCAGCGCGGCGATCGGGCGCGCGGCACGACGCGGCATTCTCATCAAGGGCGGCGACGTCATCGAGCGGCTGACCGCTTTTCCGATGCATTTTGTCTTCGACAAAACCGGCACCCTGACCGCCGGCAAACCGAGCGTGCGCTTAACGCGCGGCGACCGATCGACGCTGGCGCGGCTTGCCGCGCTGGAGACCGGCAGTACGCACCCCGTCGCGCAGGCGATCGCGCGCGAATTCGCGAACGGCGCGACGCACAAACTCGAAAACGTGTCGCAGCGCCTTGGCGACGGCATCGCCGGGCGCGTGGACGGGCACGTGATCGCCGCCGGCACGCGCGCGTTTGTCGCCGAGTCGGCCATCGACGACGCGGGCTTTTTCGATCGCGCGGACGTGTGCGCCGCGGGCGGGTTGACACCCATTGTCGTCGCGCGCGACGGCGTCACCTGCGCGCTCATCGGCCTTGGCGACGCACCAAAACCCGGCGCGGCCGAGCTTGTGAAGTCGCTTGTCGCCGACGGGCATCGCGCGTCGATTCTTTCGGGCGATCATCCCGATACGGTCGCGCGGCTTGCGGAATCGCTCGGCATCGGCGGTGACGGCGGAGTGTCGCCGGAGGACAAGGCGCGGCGCGTGGCGTCGATCGCGAAATCGAAAACCGTCGTTATGGTCGGCGACGGCGTCAATGACGCGGCGGCCCTGCAGGCGGCGTCGGTCGGCGTGGCGGTGCACGGGGGCGCGGAGGCGAGCCTATCCGCGGCGGACGTATTCTTCACGCACCCGTCGATTGATCTCGTGCGCGAGCTTGTGGACGGCGCGCGGGGCACGATGCGGACGATCAGGACGGCGCTCGCGTTTTCGCTCGTCTACAACGCGACAGGCGCCCTTCTCGCGATCGCCGGCGTTCTCAATCCGCTCATCGCCGCTCTTTTGATGCCGGCCAGTTCGCTGACGGTCATCACGATCGCGTATCGCTCTCGCTCATTTCGTGAGCCGCGACGTTTCGCGAACCGGTTCGCGGACCCGGCGATCGATACCGCCGGCTGA
- a CDS encoding sulfite exporter TauE/SafE family protein, which produces MIALVATVFVAALVGGAHCAGMCGPLAAFCAGSSPGSRTFGIGSYQLGRLVSYAVLGAIAGAAGHAFDLAGALAGWERPAAIVAGSLMVAWGVVAFLVSLDVRVPGAAKIASRLGAPFKRVVARISHLSPATRGAGIGLVTGCLPCGWLYAFVLVAAGTGSAISGVAVMAAFWLGTAPWLVGVAAGWGLLTRPLRRFVPAAAAVLLIVLGVYSVVHRGAVSFETARNAAAATHVDDAGDAEPVCH; this is translated from the coding sequence ATGATCGCCCTTGTCGCCACCGTGTTCGTCGCGGCTCTCGTGGGCGGCGCGCACTGCGCCGGCATGTGCGGGCCGCTCGCCGCGTTCTGCGCGGGAAGCTCGCCCGGATCGCGAACGTTCGGGATCGGCTCGTATCAGCTTGGACGTCTGGTGAGTTACGCCGTACTCGGCGCGATCGCGGGCGCGGCGGGGCACGCGTTTGACCTGGCCGGCGCCCTGGCCGGATGGGAACGGCCCGCGGCGATCGTCGCCGGTTCGCTGATGGTCGCCTGGGGCGTCGTGGCGTTTCTCGTTTCGCTCGACGTGCGCGTACCGGGCGCCGCGAAAATTGCCTCGCGGCTTGGCGCGCCGTTCAAGCGCGTCGTCGCGCGCATTTCGCACCTGTCGCCCGCAACGCGCGGCGCGGGAATCGGCCTTGTCACAGGTTGCCTGCCGTGCGGCTGGCTTTATGCGTTCGTGCTCGTCGCCGCGGGGACCGGCAGCGCGATATCGGGCGTCGCCGTCATGGCCGCGTTCTGGCTCGGCACCGCCCCCTGGCTTGTCGGCGTCGCCGCCGGATGGGGGCTTTTGACGCGGCCGCTGCGCCGCTTCGTTCCCGCGGCGGCGGCGGTGCTTCTCATCGTTCTGGGCGTGTATTCGGTCGTCCATCGCGGCGCGGTGTCGTTCGAGACGGCGCGAAACGCCGCGGCCGCGACGCATGTCGACGATGCGGGCGACGCAGAACCGGTGTGCCATTGA
- a CDS encoding FixH family protein — protein sequence MKNFCRKAGWYWPFLVAGFLTLTVIANVVTILIAGSDPSHAVEKDYYQKALAWDDHMKQERRNIELGWVAHIGVAATKGSEVPVSVRLTDANGAAIGGATITADAFFNALASVVFPLSFDEHDGVYESALPRARPGLWEFRVKATRGEDTFTSRLRIDLSTTHQAAAGDDAPSADRG from the coding sequence ATGAAAAACTTCTGTCGCAAAGCCGGCTGGTACTGGCCGTTTCTCGTCGCCGGATTTCTGACGCTGACCGTCATCGCCAACGTCGTGACGATTCTTATCGCCGGCAGCGATCCGTCGCACGCGGTCGAGAAGGACTACTACCAGAAAGCCCTCGCGTGGGACGACCACATGAAGCAGGAGCGCCGCAACATCGAACTGGGCTGGGTGGCGCATATCGGCGTGGCCGCAACGAAAGGAAGCGAAGTGCCGGTATCCGTCCGGCTGACGGACGCCAACGGCGCGGCGATCGGCGGAGCGACGATCACGGCCGACGCGTTTTTCAACGCGCTGGCGAGCGTCGTGTTTCCCCTCTCCTTTGACGAGCATGACGGCGTTTACGAGTCGGCGCTTCCCCGCGCGCGGCCGGGCCTTTGGGAGTTTCGCGTGAAGGCCACGCGGGGCGAGGACACGTTCACTTCGAGGTTGCGCATCGATCTGTCCACGACCCACCAGGCGGCGGCCGGCGATGACGCGCCGTCCGCGGATCGCGGATGA
- the ccoG gene encoding cytochrome c oxidase accessory protein CcoG has product MTTDTAPTAAGRVLPTLNEDGTRRWIKSKLSRGRFYKRRFIAAWSLIAVFIAIPFIKANGKPLILLDLPAREFTFFGVTFLPTETMLLMLFLVSVLVAVFLATALFGRVWCGWACPQTVYLEFVFRPIERLFDRIAARKSSGVKDALAAARLAAYGALSIVVAHIFLAYFVGVDRLAQWLTRSPLEHPASFLVMATTSLLMFVDFAWFREQTCVVACPYGRLQSVLLDRDSLIVGYKPARGEPRARVTDRKSHPEAAWGDCIACHACVATCPTGIDIRDGLQMECVHCTQCIDACDAIMRKIGKPEGLIAYTSKRELAGDHRHFLRPRVVVYPAILALVLGLFTASLASRRDAEVWILRGIGSPYSVLDDGRVSNQIRVKVTNNSSRDRTFAIALDEPATFVLVAPRNPLPVPARKTVQTSVFVTFPREMAPGGKREVAFRFADGDKFESTVKYELLAP; this is encoded by the coding sequence ATGACCACCGACACCGCGCCAACCGCCGCCGGCCGCGTCCTACCGACCCTGAACGAGGACGGCACGCGGCGATGGATCAAGTCGAAACTCTCGCGGGGACGATTCTACAAAAGGCGCTTCATCGCCGCCTGGTCGCTCATTGCTGTATTCATCGCGATCCCGTTCATCAAGGCGAACGGAAAACCGCTCATCCTGCTCGATCTGCCCGCGCGCGAATTCACGTTTTTCGGAGTGACCTTCCTGCCGACGGAAACCATGTTGCTGATGCTCTTTCTGGTTTCCGTGCTTGTCGCCGTCTTCCTGGCCACGGCCCTGTTTGGCCGTGTGTGGTGCGGATGGGCGTGCCCGCAAACCGTTTACCTGGAGTTCGTCTTCCGCCCGATCGAGCGCCTGTTCGATCGCATCGCGGCGCGCAAAAGCAGCGGGGTCAAGGACGCGCTCGCGGCGGCGCGGCTTGCCGCATACGGCGCGCTTTCGATTGTCGTCGCGCACATTTTTCTCGCGTACTTCGTGGGGGTCGACCGGCTCGCGCAATGGTTGACGCGCTCGCCATTGGAACACCCCGCGTCGTTTCTGGTCATGGCGACGACCTCGCTACTGATGTTCGTGGATTTCGCGTGGTTTCGCGAGCAGACGTGCGTTGTCGCCTGTCCGTACGGGCGATTGCAGTCCGTGTTGCTCGACCGCGATTCGCTCATCGTCGGTTACAAGCCCGCACGCGGAGAGCCGCGCGCGCGCGTGACCGACCGCAAGAGCCATCCCGAGGCGGCGTGGGGCGACTGCATCGCCTGCCATGCGTGCGTCGCGACCTGCCCCACCGGCATCGATATCCGCGACGGCCTGCAGATGGAGTGCGTCCATTGCACGCAGTGCATCGACGCCTGCGACGCGATCATGCGCAAGATCGGCAAACCCGAGGGGCTGATCGCCTACACGAGCAAGCGCGAACTCGCCGGAGATCACCGGCATTTCCTTCGCCCTCGCGTCGTGGTCTATCCGGCGATCCTGGCACTCGTGCTTGGCCTTTTCACCGCGAGCCTGGCGAGCAGGCGCGACGCCGAGGTGTGGATCCTTCGCGGCATCGGCAGTCCGTATTCTGTGCTCGATGACGGCCGCGTCTCAAACCAGATCCGGGTGAAGGTGACGAACAATTCCTCGCGCGACCGTACTTTCGCGATTGCGCTCGACGAGCCGGCGACCTTCGTGCTGGTCGCACCCCGGAATCCACTACCGGTCCCGGCGCGAAAGACCGTTCAGACAAGCGTTTTCGTGACCTTTCCGCGCGAGATGGCGCCGGGCGGCAAGCGCGAAGTCGCCTTCCGATTCGCCGACGGCGACAAGTTTGAATCCACCGTCAAATACGAGTTGCTGGCTCCATGA
- a CDS encoding c-type cytochrome — protein MGREKDPLLDHEYDGIREYDNPLPTWWSGIFILCIVFSVGYMAFFHAGGPGLSEVEHYELVMKEWAASHPETTLAVDEDGIAAMVSDTAALNDAKGLFSTRCLACHGPDGGGLIGPNLTDDYWIHGARLADIYRTIHDGVPEKGMVPWSTQLKPDEMMKLAAYVRSLRGTSPATPKAPEGNLATFDESGQPIPGDETAAAPAASTPAAG, from the coding sequence ATGGGCCGCGAAAAGGATCCGCTGCTCGACCACGAGTACGACGGCATTCGGGAGTACGACAATCCGCTGCCGACATGGTGGTCGGGGATTTTCATTCTCTGCATCGTGTTTTCCGTCGGATACATGGCCTTTTTCCACGCGGGCGGACCGGGGCTGTCCGAAGTCGAGCATTACGAGCTGGTCATGAAAGAGTGGGCCGCGTCGCATCCGGAGACGACGCTCGCCGTCGATGAGGATGGGATCGCCGCGATGGTGTCCGACACCGCTGCGTTGAACGACGCGAAGGGACTTTTTTCGACGCGATGCCTGGCCTGCCACGGACCCGACGGCGGCGGGCTGATCGGACCGAACCTGACCGACGACTACTGGATCCACGGCGCGCGCCTCGCGGATATCTACCGCACGATCCATGACGGCGTGCCGGAAAAGGGCATGGTCCCGTGGTCCACGCAACTCAAACCCGACGAAATGATGAAGCTGGCGGCGTACGTGCGCAGCCTGCGCGGCACGTCGCCGGCGACGCCCAAGGCGCCCGAGGGAAACCTGGCGACATTCGACGAGAGCGGACAACCGATCCCCGGCGACGAGACCGCCGCCGCGCCCGCCGCCTCGACACCCGCCGCGGGCTGA
- a CDS encoding cbb3-type cytochrome c oxidase subunit 3: MSLSEIMSAAGFENFAHAGLVFAIAGFALITIWVFLGRNRAKWRQAARMPLDEADRTDTNAPTEKKEP, encoded by the coding sequence ATGAGCCTTTCGGAGATCATGAGCGCGGCGGGATTCGAGAACTTCGCCCACGCCGGTCTGGTATTTGCGATCGCCGGATTCGCGCTCATCACAATCTGGGTTTTCCTTGGGCGCAACCGCGCCAAATGGCGCCAGGCCGCGCGGATGCCGCTTGACGAGGCTGATCGCACCGACACGAACGCCCCAACCGAAAAGAAGGAGCCGTAA
- the ccoN gene encoding cytochrome-c oxidase, cbb3-type subunit I, producing MNQATAAATAGTTIERFEYDDDIVRKFLMVTLVWGVVGMLVGVVVAIQLVLPEANFGLGFLTFSRLRPLHTNAVIFAFAGNAIFTAVYYSSQRLLKTRMFSDLLSRIHFWGWQAIIVSAAVTLPLGISQSKEYAELEWPIDIAIAVVWLVFAFNFFGTVARRRERHLYVAIWFYIATLIAITVLHVFNSLELPVSMWKSYPVYAGVQDAFMQWWYGHNAVAFFLTTPFLGLMYYFLPKAAGRPVYSYRLSILHFWSLIFIYIWAGPHHLHYTAIASWASTLGMLFSIMLWMPSWGGMINGLLTLRGAWNKVAEDPILKFFVVGVTFYGMSTFEGPAMSIKSVNALSHYTDWTIAHVHGGALGWVGFMTFGMIYWLAPRIFQTKAMWKPKWAELHFWIATIGILLYIVAIYTAGITQGLMWRAFDADGRLVYPDFVETVMRLMPMYWVRVLGGLLYITGAVMALVNTLMTWRMRPATYERPVYEAPALAKSYIGHEPFRSDLKASGAPVPRFAYKIERFISMAWHRAWERAPLTFTIWTAIAIISASLFEIVPLFLIRSNVPTIATVQPYTPLELYGRDLYVGEGCYNCHSQMVRPFRAETERYGEYSKPGEFVYDHPFQWGSRRIGPDLHRVGGKYPHLWHVRHMEDPRSTTPQSIMPPYPWMLANKIDFDAIPARVAGMSRLGVPYDDNARAHAAALARAQAESIAKEIESQGGRGDLADKDIVAMIAYLQRLGTDIRSAGRPVAWAVPPGDQ from the coding sequence ATGAACCAGGCGACGGCCGCGGCCACCGCGGGCACGACGATCGAACGATTCGAGTACGACGACGACATCGTACGCAAATTCCTAATGGTCACGCTCGTCTGGGGCGTCGTCGGCATGCTGGTCGGCGTCGTCGTTGCGATTCAGCTTGTGCTGCCGGAAGCGAATTTCGGGCTTGGGTTCCTGACATTTTCCCGCCTGCGTCCATTGCATACGAATGCGGTGATCTTCGCCTTCGCGGGCAACGCGATCTTCACGGCGGTGTATTACTCCTCACAGCGGCTTTTGAAGACGAGGATGTTTTCGGACCTGCTCTCCCGGATCCATTTCTGGGGTTGGCAGGCGATCATCGTATCCGCTGCCGTGACGCTACCGCTTGGCATCTCGCAATCCAAGGAATACGCCGAACTGGAATGGCCGATCGATATCGCGATCGCCGTCGTATGGCTGGTCTTCGCGTTCAACTTTTTCGGCACGGTCGCCAGGCGGCGCGAGCGGCATCTTTATGTCGCGATCTGGTTTTATATCGCGACGCTCATCGCGATCACGGTCTTGCACGTCTTCAACAGCCTCGAGCTTCCGGTCTCGATGTGGAAAAGCTACCCCGTCTACGCGGGCGTCCAGGACGCGTTCATGCAGTGGTGGTACGGCCACAACGCGGTAGCGTTTTTCCTGACGACGCCGTTTCTCGGGCTGATGTATTACTTCCTGCCGAAGGCGGCCGGGCGGCCGGTCTATTCCTACCGTCTGTCGATCCTGCATTTCTGGTCGCTGATCTTCATCTACATCTGGGCCGGACCGCACCACTTGCACTACACGGCGATCGCGAGCTGGGCCTCCACGCTCGGCATGCTGTTTTCGATCATGCTCTGGATGCCAAGCTGGGGCGGCATGATCAACGGCCTGCTCACGCTGCGCGGCGCGTGGAACAAGGTGGCGGAAGACCCGATTCTCAAGTTCTTCGTCGTCGGCGTCACGTTCTACGGCATGTCGACGTTCGAAGGTCCGGCGATGTCGATCAAGAGCGTCAACGCACTTTCGCACTACACCGACTGGACGATCGCGCACGTGCACGGCGGCGCGCTCGGCTGGGTCGGTTTCATGACCTTCGGCATGATCTACTGGCTCGCGCCGCGCATCTTCCAGACGAAAGCGATGTGGAAGCCGAAGTGGGCGGAACTGCATTTCTGGATCGCGACCATCGGCATTCTGCTTTACATCGTCGCGATCTACACCGCCGGCATCACGCAGGGCTTGATGTGGCGCGCGTTCGACGCGGACGGTCGGCTTGTCTATCCCGATTTCGTCGAGACGGTCATGCGCCTGATGCCGATGTATTGGGTGCGCGTCCTTGGCGGCCTGCTCTACATCACCGGCGCGGTTATGGCGCTCGTCAACACCCTCATGACCTGGCGCATGCGCCCGGCGACCTACGAAAGGCCGGTTTACGAAGCGCCCGCGCTCGCGAAAAGCTACATCGGTCACGAGCCGTTCCGCTCCGACCTCAAAGCCTCCGGCGCGCCGGTGCCCCGGTTCGCCTACAAGATCGAGCGTTTCATCTCCATGGCGTGGCATCGCGCGTGGGAACGCGCGCCCCTGACATTCACGATCTGGACGGCGATCGCCATCATCAGCGCGTCGCTCTTCGAGATCGTGCCGCTGTTTCTGATCCGGTCGAACGTCCCGACGATCGCGACGGTGCAGCCCTACACGCCGCTCGAGCTGTACGGCCGCGACCTGTACGTCGGCGAGGGGTGCTACAATTGCCACTCCCAGATGGTCCGCCCGTTCCGCGCCGAGACCGAACGCTACGGCGAATACAGCAAACCCGGCGAATTCGTATACGACCACCCGTTCCAGTGGGGCTCGCGCCGCATCGGACCGGATCTGCACCGCGTCGGTGGCAAATATCCGCACCTGTGGCACGTGCGTCACATGGAGGATCCGCGCTCCACGACGCCGCAGTCGATCATGCCGCCCTACCCCTGGATGCTCGCGAACAAGATCGATTTCGATGCGATCCCCGCGCGCGTCGCGGGCATGTCGAGGCTCGGCGTGCCGTATGACGACAACGCGCGCGCCCATGCCGCTGCGTTGGCGCGAGCGCAGGCCGAATCGATCGCGAAGGAGATCGAGTCGCAAGGCGGGCGCGGCGATCTCGCGGACAAGGACATCGTGGCCATGATCGCTTATCTGCAGCGCCTGGGAACGGATATCCGATCCGCGGGAAGGCCCGTCGCGTGGGCCGTTCCGCCGGGTGACCAATGA